A part of Paenarthrobacter sp. A20 genomic DNA contains:
- the ftsZ gene encoding cell division protein FtsZ: MAAPQNYLAVIKVVGIGGGGVNAVNRMIEVGLRGVEFIAINTDAQALLMSDADVKLDVGRELTRGLGAGANPEVGKQAAEDHADEIEEVLRGADMVFVTAGEGGGTGTGGAPVVARIARSLGALTIGVVTRPFTFEGRRRAGSAEAGIDALRDEVDTLIVIPNDRLLSISDRNVSVLDAFRSADQVLLSGVQGITDLITTPGLINLDFADVKSVMQGAGSALMGIGSARGEDRAVKAAELAIASPLLEASIDGAHGVLLSIQGGSDLGLFEINEAARLVQEVAHPEANIIFGAVIDDALGDEARVTVIAAGFDDVKATSPSMDQSRPAQNPVPSERPAAPSSAPSSAAAPQHATAGIGAAGLSNWGQQRPSALPADSGFDVDLPAVVEPDLSGSRSDDLDVPDFLK, translated from the coding sequence GTGGCAGCACCGCAGAATTACTTGGCCGTCATCAAGGTCGTCGGCATCGGCGGCGGTGGCGTGAACGCAGTCAACCGTATGATCGAGGTCGGCCTTCGGGGCGTCGAGTTCATCGCCATCAACACTGACGCGCAGGCGCTGCTCATGAGCGACGCCGACGTCAAGCTCGACGTTGGACGTGAACTCACGCGCGGCCTTGGCGCCGGCGCAAACCCCGAGGTCGGAAAGCAGGCCGCGGAAGACCACGCCGACGAGATCGAAGAAGTTCTCCGGGGTGCCGACATGGTCTTCGTTACCGCTGGTGAAGGCGGTGGCACCGGTACTGGTGGGGCCCCTGTGGTCGCGCGCATCGCCCGCTCCCTGGGTGCGCTGACCATCGGTGTTGTGACCCGGCCGTTCACTTTCGAGGGCCGTCGCCGTGCAGGCTCAGCCGAAGCCGGCATCGACGCCCTTCGCGATGAAGTCGATACCCTGATCGTCATCCCCAACGATCGCCTCTTGTCCATCAGTGATCGCAACGTCTCCGTCCTGGACGCTTTCCGTTCTGCGGACCAGGTCCTCCTTTCGGGCGTCCAGGGCATCACCGACCTGATCACCACTCCCGGCCTGATCAACCTTGACTTTGCCGACGTCAAGTCCGTCATGCAGGGTGCTGGCTCGGCCCTGATGGGCATCGGGTCGGCCCGTGGTGAGGACCGTGCGGTCAAGGCAGCCGAACTGGCCATTGCTTCCCCGCTCCTGGAGGCCTCCATCGACGGCGCCCACGGCGTCCTGCTCTCAATCCAGGGTGGGTCGGATCTGGGTCTGTTCGAAATCAATGAGGCTGCACGCCTGGTGCAGGAAGTAGCCCACCCCGAGGCGAACATCATCTTCGGCGCCGTCATTGATGACGCCTTGGGTGATGAAGCCCGCGTGACAGTCATTGCCGCAGGCTTTGACGATGTCAAGGCAACCTCGCCTTCGATGGACCAGTCCCGTCCCGCCCAGAACCCGGTGCCCTCGGAGCGTCCCGCCGCGCCCAGCAGTGCACCGTCCAGCGCTGCTGCCCCGCAGCACGCCACGGCAGGCATCGGTGCCGCGGGCTTGAGCAACTGGGGCCAGCAGCGTCCCTCGGCACTGCCTGCAGACTCAGGCTTCGACGTCGACCTCCCCGCCGTCGTCGAGCCTGATCTCTCGGGCAGCCGCTCCGACGACCTCGACGTCCCCGACTTCCTGAAGTAA
- a CDS encoding polyphenol oxidase family protein — MFWWRNEVRPGVSVAFTDTDAGNLALHVGDNPAEVMARRDELNRAAGLGADQFQYMEQVHGNTVEFIEVNGPGPTADAMVSAAAPRGAAQPLAVMVADCVPVVFVGSGAGNGHVLAVAHAGRPGVASAVVAATVEEMRSRGAVGISAWLGPSICGSCYEVPEQLQAEVAARVPATRSTTSWGTPALDLPAGVRAQLAALDVPVEYSGECTLENDSLFSYRRNSRTGRFAGLVWTHD, encoded by the coding sequence GTGTTTTGGTGGCGCAATGAAGTTCGTCCCGGCGTTTCCGTAGCCTTCACGGATACGGACGCCGGGAACCTGGCTCTCCATGTGGGGGACAACCCCGCTGAGGTAATGGCCCGCCGCGATGAGTTGAACCGGGCCGCGGGGCTGGGGGCCGATCAATTCCAATATATGGAACAGGTCCATGGCAACACCGTGGAGTTCATCGAAGTCAACGGGCCCGGGCCCACTGCTGACGCAATGGTGTCAGCCGCAGCCCCCCGCGGTGCAGCGCAGCCATTGGCGGTCATGGTCGCGGACTGTGTGCCGGTGGTGTTCGTGGGGAGCGGCGCAGGAAACGGGCACGTCCTCGCCGTAGCCCATGCCGGACGCCCTGGCGTCGCATCAGCTGTTGTTGCGGCCACCGTGGAGGAAATGCGGAGCCGGGGAGCCGTAGGGATCAGCGCTTGGCTCGGTCCATCTATCTGCGGGTCCTGCTATGAGGTGCCGGAACAACTGCAGGCCGAGGTAGCTGCGCGTGTCCCGGCCACCCGGTCCACCACATCCTGGGGAACTCCGGCCCTGGACCTTCCGGCCGGTGTGCGGGCACAACTGGCAGCGTTGGATGTTCCCGTGGAGTACTCGGGGGAGTGCACGCTGGAGAACGATTCCCTTTTCTCATACCGCCGGAACTCCCGGACCGGTCGATTTGCAGGTTTGGTGTGGACGCATGACTAG
- a CDS encoding YggS family pyridoxal phosphate-dependent enzyme: MTSLGHDDKQQESLSGDARTAVLAQRLGTVGRRIETAVAAAGRSDPPRLIVVTKFHPAEDVRRLAALGVTDIGENRDQEAATKSAGLTDVDIRWHFIGQLQSNKAKSVAKYAASVQSIDRPQVVDALAKAIMREQGATGRADLDCFIQVSLEDDAGAHRGGARPADVEFLAAQIESAAGLKLSGLMAVAPLGADPEAAFEKLAGISEALRAIHPAAVAISAGMSQDLEAAVKFGATHLRIGSDILGSRPAVG, from the coding sequence ATGACTAGCCTTGGACACGACGACAAACAGCAGGAAAGCCTGTCAGGCGATGCCCGCACGGCCGTTCTCGCCCAACGGCTGGGTACGGTTGGGCGCCGGATCGAGACAGCGGTTGCTGCAGCCGGACGCAGTGACCCGCCACGGCTGATCGTGGTGACCAAATTCCATCCGGCAGAGGATGTGCGCCGCCTCGCCGCACTTGGTGTTACCGACATCGGCGAGAACCGTGACCAGGAAGCAGCCACCAAGAGCGCCGGGCTTACCGACGTTGATATCCGTTGGCATTTCATTGGGCAGCTCCAAAGCAACAAAGCAAAATCCGTCGCAAAGTATGCTGCCTCCGTCCAGTCGATAGACCGGCCTCAAGTCGTTGACGCCTTGGCGAAGGCCATCATGCGGGAACAAGGTGCCACCGGCCGTGCCGACCTCGACTGCTTCATTCAAGTCAGCTTGGAGGACGACGCCGGCGCGCACCGCGGCGGCGCACGCCCGGCCGACGTCGAGTTTCTTGCCGCACAGATCGAATCCGCTGCCGGGCTGAAGCTCTCAGGCCTGATGGCCGTGGCGCCCTTGGGGGCCGATCCGGAAGCGGCGTTCGAGAAGCTTGCCGGTATTTCCGAGGCTCTCCGTGCCATTCATCCGGCCGCGGTGGCAATTTCCGCCGGCATGAGCCAGGACCTGGAAGCCGCCGTGAAGTTCGGGGCGACACACCTGAGAATTGGCTCCGATATTCTCGGATCCCGTCCGGCCGTGGGGTAG
- a CDS encoding cell division protein SepF encodes MAGALRKTMIYLGLADGDEHYESEQAVASHHDEERPQAQEREERRAPAPVREVVREMPTVDAEEEYRAPVTPIKRAASSREDASGLRQITTVHPRSYNDAKVIGESFRDGIPVIMNVTDMGEADAKRLVDFSAGLVFGLHGSIERVTNKVFLLSPSYVEVIGDDKKASETQASFFNQS; translated from the coding sequence ATGGCTGGCGCTCTGCGCAAGACAATGATCTATCTTGGGCTCGCCGACGGCGATGAACACTACGAATCTGAGCAGGCCGTCGCCTCGCACCACGACGAAGAACGCCCCCAGGCACAGGAACGGGAAGAGCGCCGGGCGCCCGCTCCCGTCCGGGAAGTTGTCCGCGAAATGCCCACTGTAGACGCCGAAGAGGAATACCGCGCACCCGTGACACCCATCAAGCGTGCGGCCTCCAGCCGCGAAGATGCCTCGGGCCTGAGGCAGATCACCACCGTTCATCCCCGTTCCTACAACGATGCCAAGGTCATCGGTGAGAGTTTCCGGGATGGCATTCCGGTCATCATGAACGTCACCGACATGGGCGAAGCCGACGCCAAGCGCCTCGTGGATTTCTCCGCCGGCCTGGTCTTCGGCCTCCATGGCAGCATCGAGAGGGTGACCAACAAGGTCTTCCTGTTGTCGCCGTCGTACGTAGAGGTCATTGGCGACGACAAAAAGGCCAGCGAAACGCAGGCCAGCTTCTTCAACCAGAGCTGA